In Pygocentrus nattereri isolate fPygNat1 unplaced genomic scaffold, fPygNat1.pri scaffold_127_arrow_ctg1, whole genome shotgun sequence, one DNA window encodes the following:
- the LOC108416278 gene encoding uncharacterized protein LOC108416278 isoform X2 — translation MASSAASSSAASSSAAASAEQPRSRNFLLCPICKKTHWSLPVHLRRSCMRTSSEADILAVVESAKRAVSNLLRTGRVWEYSLLSRIMQSPDTIGRMIEELESRGNAVVGIPTEAPTAAVPAVPDVPVEAPAESSSESSGELYQCPDTTKQGTSLRERMASLGYYKKHSLDHDLLVSFAKFLQFDMSNENFKQEVENVARFLYFMDPQQASLLFVRQHEKSREYFLKLSEAGLSKQTVQNYIKSVKRFLKFHTGSTDLCFTDRVLHEDCKNYISFLDNIQMATSKQVSKETTRKRFDTFQEGVLSSTQVTAVLAAAKKDFLAVIGKLHAGECSPGHQLTLTELQLVLYYLEAIVILEHAQRPGVVEHMTVTEWISRRRDDTRPGFVVVSTQVATFVLTQEQEMWFDLYFSEVRPVMLGKKRKRVEDDDETDERFFISSTGKAIYNASNDLERLHKKYQVPKVTSQMARRAYETATKELSDVQKTKVAGYLTHSTATAEKHYRMKEIGSAVDAFLILRNLRGDSDDQSDTPRGSSAYLTDQAAYDKLLRSYPVTLDGVPPNRSQRKSLAGEYERYCYDRWRSEQLERRVQHVLEHFARRLPSESRVKAWIEKQGWSANLPDAASIVQQWKPSGGIDVAMDSVVLQKFTKCKIAVK, via the exons ATggcttcttctgctgcttcttcttctgctgcttcttcttctgctgctgcttctgctga GCAACCTCGCAGTAGGAACTTTCTCCTGTGTCCTATTTGCAAGAAGACTCATTggagccttccagttcacctCAGACGATCCTGCATGAGGACCTCGTCAGAAGCTGACATTCTGGCTGTGGTGGAATCTGCCAAGAGAGCTGTCAGCAATCTGTTGCGCACTGGTCGTGTCTGGGAGTACTCTCTCCTCAGCAGGATCATGCAGAGCCCTGATACTATTGGCAG GATGATCGAGGAGCTGGAGAGCAGAGGAAACGCTGTGGTTGGCATCCCAACTGAAGCCCCGACTGCTGCTGTTCCAGCTGTTCCTGATGTTCCTGTCGAGGCTCCGGCTGAGTCCAGCTCAGAAAGCTCTGGGGAACTCTATCAGTG ccctGATACAACCAAGCAGGGAACTTCCCTTAGGGAGAGGATGGCAAGTTTGGGCTACTACAAGAAGCACTCGCTAGACCATGATCTCCTTGTCAGCTTCGCAAAGTTTCTACAGTTTGACATGTCGAACGAAAACTTCAAACAGGAG GTGGAGAATGTTGCAAGGTTCCTGTACTTCATGGACCCTCAGCAGGCCAGTCTCCTGTTTGTGCGACAGCATGAGAAGTCCCGAGAGTATTTCCTCAAGCTCTCAGAGGCCGGACTCAGCAAGCAGACGGTACAGAATTACATCAAGAGTGTTAAAAG GTTCTTGAAGTTCCACACGGGCAGCACTGACCTGTGCTTCACGGACAGAGTTCTGCACGAGGACTGCAAGAACTACATCTCATTCCTGGACAACATCCAGATGGCAACTTCAAAACAAGTCAGCAAGGAGACGACCAGGAAGAG ATTCGACACCTTCCAGGAGGGTGTTCTCTCTTCAACGCAGGTCACTGCCGTGCTGGCCGCTGCCAAGAAAGACTTCCTGGCTGTCATTGGGAAGCTGCATGCGGGAGAGTGCTCTCCAGGCCATCAGCTGACCCTGACAGAGTTGCAGCTGGTCCTCTATTACCTAGAGGCCATTGTGATTCTGGAGCATGCCCAGCGGCCTGGAGTTGTTGAGCACATGACT GTCACGGAATGGATCAGCCGAAGGAGAGATGACACTCGTCCTGGTTTCGTTGTGGTTTCCACTCAGGTGGCCACCTTTGTTCTTACCCAGGAACAGGAGATG tggtTCGATCTCTACTTCTCGGAGGTGCGCCCAGTCATGCTGGGAAAAAAGAGGAAGCGCGTTGAGGATGACGATGAGACTGATGAGAGGTTCTTCATTTCCTCCACTGGCAAAGCCATCTACAACGCCTCCAATGACCTGGAGCGGCTGCACAAGAA ATATCAGGTGCCGAAGGTGACCAGCCAGATGGCCAGACGGGCATATGAGACAGCAACGAAGGAGCTGTCCGATGTCCAAAAGACGAAGGTGGCCGGCTACCTCACCCACTCTACGGCCACAGCAGAGAAGCACTACCGGATGAAGGAGATAGGCTCAGCGGTAGATGCTTTCCTGATCCTGAGGAATCTCCGGGGTGATTCAGA TGACCAGAGCGACACACCCAGGGGTTCCTCGGCATACCTGACCGACCAAGCTGCTTATGACAAGTTGCTCCGGTCATATCCAGTGACGTTGGACGGGGTGCCACCCAACCGCTCTCAGCGAAAATCCCTGGCAGGGGAGTATGAACGCTACTGCTATGACCGCTGGCGTAGCGAACAGCTCGAGCGTCGGGTGCAGCATGTTCTTG AGCACTTTGCCCGTAGACTGCCCTCTGAGTCCAGAGTCAAGGCCTGGATTGAGAAGCAAGGGTGGTCTGCAAACCTTCCAGATGCTGCATCCATCGTTCAGCAGTGGAAGCCATCTGGGGGCATCGATGTTGCAATGGACAGTGTTGTGCTGCAGaagtttacaaaatgtaaaatagctgtaaaatga
- the LOC108416278 gene encoding uncharacterized protein LOC108416278 isoform X1: protein MASSAASSSAASSSAAASAEQPRSRNFLLCPICKKTHWSLPVHLRRSCMRTSSEADILAVVESAKRAVSNLLRTGRVWEYSLLSRIMQSPDTIGRMIEELESRGNAVVGIPTEAPTAAVPAVPDVPVEAPAESSSESSGELYQCPDTTKQGTSLRERMASLGYYKKHSLDHDLLVSFAKFLQFDMSNENFKQEVENVARFLYFMDPQQASLLFVRQHEKSREYFLKLSEAGLSKQTVQNYIKSVKRFLKFHTGSTDLCFTDRVLHEDCKNYISFLDNIQMATSKQVSKETTRKRFDTFQEGVLSSTQVTAVLAAAKKDFLAVIGKLHAGECSPGHQLTLTELQLVLYYLEAIVILEHAQRPGVVEHMTVTEWISRRRDDTRPGFVVVSTQVATFVLTQEQEMWFDLYFSEVRPVMLGKKRKRVEDDDETDERFFISSTGKAIYNASNDLERLHKKYQVPKVTSQMARRAYETATKELSDVQKTKVAGYLTHSTATAEKHYRMKEIGSAVDAFLILRNLRGDSESDQSDTPRGSSAYLTDQAAYDKLLRSYPVTLDGVPPNRSQRKSLAGEYERYCYDRWRSEQLERRVQHVLEHFARRLPSESRVKAWIEKQGWSANLPDAASIVQQWKPSGGIDVAMDSVVLQKFTKCKIAVK, encoded by the exons ATggcttcttctgctgcttcttcttctgctgcttcttcttctgctgctgcttctgctga GCAACCTCGCAGTAGGAACTTTCTCCTGTGTCCTATTTGCAAGAAGACTCATTggagccttccagttcacctCAGACGATCCTGCATGAGGACCTCGTCAGAAGCTGACATTCTGGCTGTGGTGGAATCTGCCAAGAGAGCTGTCAGCAATCTGTTGCGCACTGGTCGTGTCTGGGAGTACTCTCTCCTCAGCAGGATCATGCAGAGCCCTGATACTATTGGCAG GATGATCGAGGAGCTGGAGAGCAGAGGAAACGCTGTGGTTGGCATCCCAACTGAAGCCCCGACTGCTGCTGTTCCAGCTGTTCCTGATGTTCCTGTCGAGGCTCCGGCTGAGTCCAGCTCAGAAAGCTCTGGGGAACTCTATCAGTG ccctGATACAACCAAGCAGGGAACTTCCCTTAGGGAGAGGATGGCAAGTTTGGGCTACTACAAGAAGCACTCGCTAGACCATGATCTCCTTGTCAGCTTCGCAAAGTTTCTACAGTTTGACATGTCGAACGAAAACTTCAAACAGGAG GTGGAGAATGTTGCAAGGTTCCTGTACTTCATGGACCCTCAGCAGGCCAGTCTCCTGTTTGTGCGACAGCATGAGAAGTCCCGAGAGTATTTCCTCAAGCTCTCAGAGGCCGGACTCAGCAAGCAGACGGTACAGAATTACATCAAGAGTGTTAAAAG GTTCTTGAAGTTCCACACGGGCAGCACTGACCTGTGCTTCACGGACAGAGTTCTGCACGAGGACTGCAAGAACTACATCTCATTCCTGGACAACATCCAGATGGCAACTTCAAAACAAGTCAGCAAGGAGACGACCAGGAAGAG ATTCGACACCTTCCAGGAGGGTGTTCTCTCTTCAACGCAGGTCACTGCCGTGCTGGCCGCTGCCAAGAAAGACTTCCTGGCTGTCATTGGGAAGCTGCATGCGGGAGAGTGCTCTCCAGGCCATCAGCTGACCCTGACAGAGTTGCAGCTGGTCCTCTATTACCTAGAGGCCATTGTGATTCTGGAGCATGCCCAGCGGCCTGGAGTTGTTGAGCACATGACT GTCACGGAATGGATCAGCCGAAGGAGAGATGACACTCGTCCTGGTTTCGTTGTGGTTTCCACTCAGGTGGCCACCTTTGTTCTTACCCAGGAACAGGAGATG tggtTCGATCTCTACTTCTCGGAGGTGCGCCCAGTCATGCTGGGAAAAAAGAGGAAGCGCGTTGAGGATGACGATGAGACTGATGAGAGGTTCTTCATTTCCTCCACTGGCAAAGCCATCTACAACGCCTCCAATGACCTGGAGCGGCTGCACAAGAA ATATCAGGTGCCGAAGGTGACCAGCCAGATGGCCAGACGGGCATATGAGACAGCAACGAAGGAGCTGTCCGATGTCCAAAAGACGAAGGTGGCCGGCTACCTCACCCACTCTACGGCCACAGCAGAGAAGCACTACCGGATGAAGGAGATAGGCTCAGCGGTAGATGCTTTCCTGATCCTGAGGAATCTCCGGGGTGATTCAGA GAGTGACCAGAGCGACACACCCAGGGGTTCCTCGGCATACCTGACCGACCAAGCTGCTTATGACAAGTTGCTCCGGTCATATCCAGTGACGTTGGACGGGGTGCCACCCAACCGCTCTCAGCGAAAATCCCTGGCAGGGGAGTATGAACGCTACTGCTATGACCGCTGGCGTAGCGAACAGCTCGAGCGTCGGGTGCAGCATGTTCTTG AGCACTTTGCCCGTAGACTGCCCTCTGAGTCCAGAGTCAAGGCCTGGATTGAGAAGCAAGGGTGGTCTGCAAACCTTCCAGATGCTGCATCCATCGTTCAGCAGTGGAAGCCATCTGGGGGCATCGATGTTGCAATGGACAGTGTTGTGCTGCAGaagtttacaaaatgtaaaatagctgtaaaatga